One window of the Nocardia huaxiensis genome contains the following:
- a CDS encoding RsiV family protein has translation MTREAVHYLLAALMVVFAVCAGRVIAHAAPGEFYNTSYTKQGTNYLVEVPNVGIDGVDGPLHNARKDFDNNMDGHADRFIATYVGEHVSLMPAANYLYLGDHVLSGKIGVNVYQEGVVEGFEDYATHNTNTVTGEPISLLDLFTDLDSGLQALSYHSQALLDSTYGVDGYDRTAAEPRYANFHNWAVAVDGMRIYFGDIASHAAGNVMITLPWNVFHDVFNPAMAEVIGA, from the coding sequence ATGACGCGAGAAGCCGTCCACTATCTGCTCGCCGCGCTGATGGTCGTGTTCGCCGTGTGCGCGGGCCGGGTCATCGCCCATGCCGCGCCGGGCGAGTTCTACAACACGTCCTATACGAAGCAGGGCACCAACTATCTCGTCGAGGTGCCCAATGTCGGCATCGACGGCGTGGACGGGCCGCTCCACAACGCCCGCAAGGACTTCGACAACAATATGGACGGGCACGCCGACCGGTTCATCGCCACCTACGTGGGCGAGCACGTGTCCCTCATGCCCGCCGCCAACTACCTGTACCTGGGCGACCACGTACTGAGCGGCAAGATCGGCGTCAACGTCTATCAGGAGGGCGTGGTCGAGGGCTTCGAGGACTACGCCACCCACAACACCAATACCGTGACCGGCGAACCGATCTCACTACTGGACCTGTTCACCGATCTGGACAGCGGGTTGCAGGCGCTGTCGTATCACTCGCAGGCCCTGCTGGATTCGACCTACGGCGTCGACGGCTACGACCGGACCGCGGCAGAACCTCGCTACGCCAACTTCCACAATTGGGCCGTGGCGGTGGACGGCATGCGCATCTACTTCGGAGACATCGCCTCCCACGCCGCCGGCAATGTGATGATCACGTTGCCGTGGAACGTATTCCACGACGTCTTCAACCCCGCCATGGCCGAGGTGATCGGGGCCTGA